AAATATCTTTGTACAACCGGCTCTCAAAACGCACCAGCGGAATGCGGCGATTACGCTGATCCGCCGGTTCCACGGCGTAACCTGAAAGATATTGCACAAAAGCCATCCGTTGACCGCTGGCAGTGGTGATAAACCCGGCCAGGTTATAAACCCCCTGCAACGAGCCGGTTTTCGCCGACACTTTGCCGTCCACGCCTGCCTCATGTAAACCTGCGCGATACTGCAACGAACCATCATAGCCCGCCAGGGGCAGCATCGAGATAAAATTGAGTTCAGTATCATGCAGGGCGATGTATTGCAGCACCTGCATCATCGTTGCGGGCGCCAGCAGATTATGGCGTGAAAGACCGGAGCCATCAGCGATGATGGTGTTGCCGAGGTCAACACCCGCCTGTTGGCGCAGGATCTGGCGCACAGCATCGGATCCTGCCCGCCAGGTCCCCGGTACGCCAAAGCGCGCATGACCAATCATGCGAAACACGGTATCCGCAATCATGTTGTCCGATTTTTTCAGCATTTGTTTCAGCAGATCGTGCAACGGGGCAGATTGCTTAGTAGCGATAATCGTACCCGGCTGATTTTCTAACGTCTGACGCAGCAGTGTGCCGGTATAAGCGATACCCGCGTCTTTTAGCTCATCTTTGAGGATTGCACCGGCATAACTGGCCCCGTCCTGAACCGCGAAGGCCAGCGGCAGAGGATCCGCACGCTGCGGCAAGCACCCTGTCAGCGTAAAACGGTTGAGATCGCCCGGGACAACATCCAGCTCGCAATATTGCGCTTCGGAGGAGCCACGTGCCAGCGTGCGCACCTGGCTGAACATATTGACCGGGTAGTAAGACGCCACGCGAATATAGGCTAAATCGCCTGCTTTTGGTGCGCTGTAGAGGGAAACAGAGAAACAGTTGCGATCGACAATGGCGGCAGCTGGCGGCGCGCTAAAGCACTGTGTCATATCGTTCCACGGCCAGCCTGGCGCTTTGTCATGGCTGGCGAAAATGGACGTATCAATCAGCACATTACCGTC
The nucleotide sequence above comes from Kosakonia sp. H02. Encoded proteins:
- the dacB gene encoding serine-type D-Ala-D-Ala carboxypeptidase, whose amino-acid sequence is MRFPSFIIGLTTSIALNVQAANVEEYINQLPDGANLALMVQKVGAQAPEVDYHGKQMALPASTQKVITALAALLQLGPDFRFTTTLESKGSVDGGTLKGDLIARFGGDPTLKRQDIRNMVAALKKSGVQKIDGNVLIDTSIFASHDKAPGWPWNDMTQCFSAPPAAAIVDRNCFSVSLYSAPKAGDLAYIRVASYYPVNMFSQVRTLARGSSEAQYCELDVVPGDLNRFTLTGCLPQRADPLPLAFAVQDGASYAGAILKDELKDAGIAYTGTLLRQTLENQPGTIIATKQSAPLHDLLKQMLKKSDNMIADTVFRMIGHARFGVPGTWRAGSDAVRQILRQQAGVDLGNTIIADGSGLSRHNLLAPATMMQVLQYIALHDTELNFISMLPLAGYDGSLQYRAGLHEAGVDGKVSAKTGSLQGVYNLAGFITTASGQRMAFVQYLSGYAVEPADQRNRRIPLVRFESRLYKDIYQNN